One part of the Nyctibius grandis isolate bNycGra1 chromosome 33, bNycGra1.pri, whole genome shotgun sequence genome encodes these proteins:
- the PLAT gene encoding tissue-type plasminogen activator isoform X2, which translates to MSSPAGRSNHDCSMPAICTDNSSGEIYQHRGTWLRLSGSRIEYCRCDSGWSRCHTVPVRACTRNKCYNGGQCSQAYYSPQLFICQCHQGFSGKQCEIDTEIKCYRDAGVTYRGTWSMTESGTECLNWNSNGLMDRTYSGRREDAAELGLGNHNYCRNPDEDSRPWCYIYKAGKYIWEHCSVPSCSKVGDINCKSGRGTDYRGSHSVTSSGATCLRWNSRILVNKLYTAWRRDAYQLGLGSHNFCRNPDNDRKPWCHVLKGNQLTWEYCNVPTCSTCGLRQRRVRQYRIKGGSYADIAAHPWQAAIFVKYHRAPGEHFLCGGILISSCWVLSAAHCFEEGFSANQLKIVLGRTSRATPEESEQKFQVKNYTVHQRFDSENFNNDIALLQLNSDAGDCAIETDTVRAACLPTPELQLPDWTECEISGYGRNEEFSPFYSEHLKEGHVRLFPASRCTTQHLDNRTVTDNMLCAGDTRHLDDACKGDSGGPLVCMKDDRMYLIGIISWGIGCGRKDIPGVYTNVNRYLDWIQDNMKP; encoded by the exons ATGTCTTCTCCTGCTGGTAGGAGCAATCATGACTGCTCAATGCCAG CCATTTGCACAGACAATTCATCTGGAGAAATATACCAGCACAGGGGGACCTGGCTGAGGCTCTCAGGGAGCAGAATAGAATACTGTAGGTGCGACAGTGGTTGGAGTCGCTGCCACACTGTGCCTGTCAGAG CCTGCACTAGAAATAAATGCTACAACGGGGGCCAATGTTCACAGGCATATTATTCCCCACAGCTCTTCATCTGCCAGTGCCACCAAGGTTTCTCTGGGAAGCAGTGTGAAATAG ATACTGAAATTAAGTGCTACAGGGATGCTGGAGTAACATACAGGGGCACGTGGAGCATGACAGAGAGTGGAACTGAATGTTTAAACTGGAATAGCAATGGCTTGATGGACCGGACGTACAGCGGCCGAAGAGAggatgctgctgagctgggattGGGCAATCACAACTATTGCAG AAACCCAGATGAGGATTCCAGACCTTGGTGCTATATCTATAAAGCAGGAAAGTACATCTGGGAACACTGCAGTGTGCCCTCCTGTTCAAAAG TTGGGGACATCAACTGCAAATCTGGAAGAGGCACAGATTACCGAGGCAGCCACAGTGTTACCAGTTCTGGAGCTACCTGTTTGAGGTGGAATTCTCGAATCCTTGTCAACAAGTTATATACTGCTTGGAGAAGAGATGCTTACCAGCTGGGCCTTGGTAGTCACAATTTCTGCCG GAATCCTGACAATGACAGGAAGCCCTGGTGCCATGTACTGAAAGGAAATCAGCTCACATGGGAGTACTGCAATGTACCTACTTGCT CCACCTGTGGCTTACGGCAGCGCAGAGTACGCCAGTACAGGATTAAAGGTGGCTCGTATGCAGACATTGCAGCTCACCCATGGCAAGCTGCCATCTTTGTGAAGTATCACCGAGCGCCTGGAGAGCACTTCCTCTGTGGAGGAATTCTGATCAGTTCCTGCTGGGTTTTGTCAGCTGCTCACTGTTTTGAGGAAGG CTTTAGTGCAAATCAGCTGAAGATTGTGCTGGGTAGGACTTCCCGAGCAACTCCCGAGGAAAGTGAACAAAAGTTTCAAGTGAAGAACTACACTGTGCATCAGAGATTTGACTCAGAAAATTTCAACAATGATATTG ctcTGTTGCAGTTGAACTCGGATGCAGGAGACTGTGCTATTGAAACAGACACTGTCCGTGCTGCCTGCCTCCCAACACCAGAACTGCAGCTGCCTGACTGGACTGAATGCGAGATCTCTGGTTATGGCAGAAATGAAGAAT tttctccATTCTATTCAGAGCACCTGAAGGAAGGCCATGTCAGACTGTTTCCAGCCAGTCGGTGCACAACACAGCATCTAGACAATCGGACAGTTACAGACAATATGTTATGTGCAGGAGACACAAGGCATCTTGATGATGCCTGCAAG GGTGACTCTGGAGGGCCTCTGGTCTGTATGAAGGATGATCGTATGTATCTAATTGGAATCATCAGCTGGGGAATAGGCTGTGGCCGCAAAGACATACCTGGCGTTTATACAAATGTGAATCGTTATCTTGACTGGATTCAGGACAACATGAAACCCTGA
- the PLAT gene encoding tissue-type plasminogen activator isoform X3 yields MEGKLACLLLLVGAIMTAQCQGLRMRFKRGARSRAICTDNSSGEIYQHRGTWLRLSGSRIEYCRCDSGWSRCHTVPVRDTEIKCYRDAGVTYRGTWSMTESGTECLNWNSNGLMDRTYSGRREDAAELGLGNHNYCRNPDEDSRPWCYIYKAGKYIWEHCSVPSCSKVGDINCKSGRGTDYRGSHSVTSSGATCLRWNSRILVNKLYTAWRRDAYQLGLGSHNFCRNPDNDRKPWCHVLKGNQLTWEYCNVPTCSTCGLRQRRVRQYRIKGGSYADIAAHPWQAAIFVKYHRAPGEHFLCGGILISSCWVLSAAHCFEEGFSANQLKIVLGRTSRATPEESEQKFQVKNYTVHQRFDSENFNNDIALLQLNSDAGDCAIETDTVRAACLPTPELQLPDWTECEISGYGRNEEFSPFYSEHLKEGHVRLFPASRCTTQHLDNRTVTDNMLCAGDTRHLDDACKGDSGGPLVCMKDDRMYLIGIISWGIGCGRKDIPGVYTNVNRYLDWIQDNMKP; encoded by the exons ATGGAAGGCAAACTCGCATGTCTTCTCCTGCTGGTAGGAGCAATCATGACTGCTCAATGCCAG GGCTTACGCATGCGTTTCAAACGGGGAGCGAGATCTAGAG CCATTTGCACAGACAATTCATCTGGAGAAATATACCAGCACAGGGGGACCTGGCTGAGGCTCTCAGGGAGCAGAATAGAATACTGTAGGTGCGACAGTGGTTGGAGTCGCTGCCACACTGTGCCTGTCAGAG ATACTGAAATTAAGTGCTACAGGGATGCTGGAGTAACATACAGGGGCACGTGGAGCATGACAGAGAGTGGAACTGAATGTTTAAACTGGAATAGCAATGGCTTGATGGACCGGACGTACAGCGGCCGAAGAGAggatgctgctgagctgggattGGGCAATCACAACTATTGCAG AAACCCAGATGAGGATTCCAGACCTTGGTGCTATATCTATAAAGCAGGAAAGTACATCTGGGAACACTGCAGTGTGCCCTCCTGTTCAAAAG TTGGGGACATCAACTGCAAATCTGGAAGAGGCACAGATTACCGAGGCAGCCACAGTGTTACCAGTTCTGGAGCTACCTGTTTGAGGTGGAATTCTCGAATCCTTGTCAACAAGTTATATACTGCTTGGAGAAGAGATGCTTACCAGCTGGGCCTTGGTAGTCACAATTTCTGCCG GAATCCTGACAATGACAGGAAGCCCTGGTGCCATGTACTGAAAGGAAATCAGCTCACATGGGAGTACTGCAATGTACCTACTTGCT CCACCTGTGGCTTACGGCAGCGCAGAGTACGCCAGTACAGGATTAAAGGTGGCTCGTATGCAGACATTGCAGCTCACCCATGGCAAGCTGCCATCTTTGTGAAGTATCACCGAGCGCCTGGAGAGCACTTCCTCTGTGGAGGAATTCTGATCAGTTCCTGCTGGGTTTTGTCAGCTGCTCACTGTTTTGAGGAAGG CTTTAGTGCAAATCAGCTGAAGATTGTGCTGGGTAGGACTTCCCGAGCAACTCCCGAGGAAAGTGAACAAAAGTTTCAAGTGAAGAACTACACTGTGCATCAGAGATTTGACTCAGAAAATTTCAACAATGATATTG ctcTGTTGCAGTTGAACTCGGATGCAGGAGACTGTGCTATTGAAACAGACACTGTCCGTGCTGCCTGCCTCCCAACACCAGAACTGCAGCTGCCTGACTGGACTGAATGCGAGATCTCTGGTTATGGCAGAAATGAAGAAT tttctccATTCTATTCAGAGCACCTGAAGGAAGGCCATGTCAGACTGTTTCCAGCCAGTCGGTGCACAACACAGCATCTAGACAATCGGACAGTTACAGACAATATGTTATGTGCAGGAGACACAAGGCATCTTGATGATGCCTGCAAG GGTGACTCTGGAGGGCCTCTGGTCTGTATGAAGGATGATCGTATGTATCTAATTGGAATCATCAGCTGGGGAATAGGCTGTGGCCGCAAAGACATACCTGGCGTTTATACAAATGTGAATCGTTATCTTGACTGGATTCAGGACAACATGAAACCCTGA
- the PLAT gene encoding tissue-type plasminogen activator isoform X4 yields MEGKLACLLLLVGAIMTAQCQLFICQCHQGFSGKQCEIDTEIKCYRDAGVTYRGTWSMTESGTECLNWNSNGLMDRTYSGRREDAAELGLGNHNYCRNPDEDSRPWCYIYKAGKYIWEHCSVPSCSKVGDINCKSGRGTDYRGSHSVTSSGATCLRWNSRILVNKLYTAWRRDAYQLGLGSHNFCRNPDNDRKPWCHVLKGNQLTWEYCNVPTCSTCGLRQRRVRQYRIKGGSYADIAAHPWQAAIFVKYHRAPGEHFLCGGILISSCWVLSAAHCFEEGFSANQLKIVLGRTSRATPEESEQKFQVKNYTVHQRFDSENFNNDIALLQLNSDAGDCAIETDTVRAACLPTPELQLPDWTECEISGYGRNEEFSPFYSEHLKEGHVRLFPASRCTTQHLDNRTVTDNMLCAGDTRHLDDACKGDSGGPLVCMKDDRMYLIGIISWGIGCGRKDIPGVYTNVNRYLDWIQDNMKP; encoded by the exons ATGGAAGGCAAACTCGCATGTCTTCTCCTGCTGGTAGGAGCAATCATGACTGCTCAATGCCAG CTCTTCATCTGCCAGTGCCACCAAGGTTTCTCTGGGAAGCAGTGTGAAATAG ATACTGAAATTAAGTGCTACAGGGATGCTGGAGTAACATACAGGGGCACGTGGAGCATGACAGAGAGTGGAACTGAATGTTTAAACTGGAATAGCAATGGCTTGATGGACCGGACGTACAGCGGCCGAAGAGAggatgctgctgagctgggattGGGCAATCACAACTATTGCAG AAACCCAGATGAGGATTCCAGACCTTGGTGCTATATCTATAAAGCAGGAAAGTACATCTGGGAACACTGCAGTGTGCCCTCCTGTTCAAAAG TTGGGGACATCAACTGCAAATCTGGAAGAGGCACAGATTACCGAGGCAGCCACAGTGTTACCAGTTCTGGAGCTACCTGTTTGAGGTGGAATTCTCGAATCCTTGTCAACAAGTTATATACTGCTTGGAGAAGAGATGCTTACCAGCTGGGCCTTGGTAGTCACAATTTCTGCCG GAATCCTGACAATGACAGGAAGCCCTGGTGCCATGTACTGAAAGGAAATCAGCTCACATGGGAGTACTGCAATGTACCTACTTGCT CCACCTGTGGCTTACGGCAGCGCAGAGTACGCCAGTACAGGATTAAAGGTGGCTCGTATGCAGACATTGCAGCTCACCCATGGCAAGCTGCCATCTTTGTGAAGTATCACCGAGCGCCTGGAGAGCACTTCCTCTGTGGAGGAATTCTGATCAGTTCCTGCTGGGTTTTGTCAGCTGCTCACTGTTTTGAGGAAGG CTTTAGTGCAAATCAGCTGAAGATTGTGCTGGGTAGGACTTCCCGAGCAACTCCCGAGGAAAGTGAACAAAAGTTTCAAGTGAAGAACTACACTGTGCATCAGAGATTTGACTCAGAAAATTTCAACAATGATATTG ctcTGTTGCAGTTGAACTCGGATGCAGGAGACTGTGCTATTGAAACAGACACTGTCCGTGCTGCCTGCCTCCCAACACCAGAACTGCAGCTGCCTGACTGGACTGAATGCGAGATCTCTGGTTATGGCAGAAATGAAGAAT tttctccATTCTATTCAGAGCACCTGAAGGAAGGCCATGTCAGACTGTTTCCAGCCAGTCGGTGCACAACACAGCATCTAGACAATCGGACAGTTACAGACAATATGTTATGTGCAGGAGACACAAGGCATCTTGATGATGCCTGCAAG GGTGACTCTGGAGGGCCTCTGGTCTGTATGAAGGATGATCGTATGTATCTAATTGGAATCATCAGCTGGGGAATAGGCTGTGGCCGCAAAGACATACCTGGCGTTTATACAAATGTGAATCGTTATCTTGACTGGATTCAGGACAACATGAAACCCTGA
- the PLAT gene encoding tissue-type plasminogen activator isoform X1 codes for MEGKLACLLLLVGAIMTAQCQGLRMRFKRGARSRAICTDNSSGEIYQHRGTWLRLSGSRIEYCRCDSGWSRCHTVPVRACTRNKCYNGGQCSQAYYSPQLFICQCHQGFSGKQCEIDTEIKCYRDAGVTYRGTWSMTESGTECLNWNSNGLMDRTYSGRREDAAELGLGNHNYCRNPDEDSRPWCYIYKAGKYIWEHCSVPSCSKVGDINCKSGRGTDYRGSHSVTSSGATCLRWNSRILVNKLYTAWRRDAYQLGLGSHNFCRNPDNDRKPWCHVLKGNQLTWEYCNVPTCSTCGLRQRRVRQYRIKGGSYADIAAHPWQAAIFVKYHRAPGEHFLCGGILISSCWVLSAAHCFEEGFSANQLKIVLGRTSRATPEESEQKFQVKNYTVHQRFDSENFNNDIALLQLNSDAGDCAIETDTVRAACLPTPELQLPDWTECEISGYGRNEEFSPFYSEHLKEGHVRLFPASRCTTQHLDNRTVTDNMLCAGDTRHLDDACKGDSGGPLVCMKDDRMYLIGIISWGIGCGRKDIPGVYTNVNRYLDWIQDNMKP; via the exons ATGGAAGGCAAACTCGCATGTCTTCTCCTGCTGGTAGGAGCAATCATGACTGCTCAATGCCAG GGCTTACGCATGCGTTTCAAACGGGGAGCGAGATCTAGAG CCATTTGCACAGACAATTCATCTGGAGAAATATACCAGCACAGGGGGACCTGGCTGAGGCTCTCAGGGAGCAGAATAGAATACTGTAGGTGCGACAGTGGTTGGAGTCGCTGCCACACTGTGCCTGTCAGAG CCTGCACTAGAAATAAATGCTACAACGGGGGCCAATGTTCACAGGCATATTATTCCCCACAGCTCTTCATCTGCCAGTGCCACCAAGGTTTCTCTGGGAAGCAGTGTGAAATAG ATACTGAAATTAAGTGCTACAGGGATGCTGGAGTAACATACAGGGGCACGTGGAGCATGACAGAGAGTGGAACTGAATGTTTAAACTGGAATAGCAATGGCTTGATGGACCGGACGTACAGCGGCCGAAGAGAggatgctgctgagctgggattGGGCAATCACAACTATTGCAG AAACCCAGATGAGGATTCCAGACCTTGGTGCTATATCTATAAAGCAGGAAAGTACATCTGGGAACACTGCAGTGTGCCCTCCTGTTCAAAAG TTGGGGACATCAACTGCAAATCTGGAAGAGGCACAGATTACCGAGGCAGCCACAGTGTTACCAGTTCTGGAGCTACCTGTTTGAGGTGGAATTCTCGAATCCTTGTCAACAAGTTATATACTGCTTGGAGAAGAGATGCTTACCAGCTGGGCCTTGGTAGTCACAATTTCTGCCG GAATCCTGACAATGACAGGAAGCCCTGGTGCCATGTACTGAAAGGAAATCAGCTCACATGGGAGTACTGCAATGTACCTACTTGCT CCACCTGTGGCTTACGGCAGCGCAGAGTACGCCAGTACAGGATTAAAGGTGGCTCGTATGCAGACATTGCAGCTCACCCATGGCAAGCTGCCATCTTTGTGAAGTATCACCGAGCGCCTGGAGAGCACTTCCTCTGTGGAGGAATTCTGATCAGTTCCTGCTGGGTTTTGTCAGCTGCTCACTGTTTTGAGGAAGG CTTTAGTGCAAATCAGCTGAAGATTGTGCTGGGTAGGACTTCCCGAGCAACTCCCGAGGAAAGTGAACAAAAGTTTCAAGTGAAGAACTACACTGTGCATCAGAGATTTGACTCAGAAAATTTCAACAATGATATTG ctcTGTTGCAGTTGAACTCGGATGCAGGAGACTGTGCTATTGAAACAGACACTGTCCGTGCTGCCTGCCTCCCAACACCAGAACTGCAGCTGCCTGACTGGACTGAATGCGAGATCTCTGGTTATGGCAGAAATGAAGAAT tttctccATTCTATTCAGAGCACCTGAAGGAAGGCCATGTCAGACTGTTTCCAGCCAGTCGGTGCACAACACAGCATCTAGACAATCGGACAGTTACAGACAATATGTTATGTGCAGGAGACACAAGGCATCTTGATGATGCCTGCAAG GGTGACTCTGGAGGGCCTCTGGTCTGTATGAAGGATGATCGTATGTATCTAATTGGAATCATCAGCTGGGGAATAGGCTGTGGCCGCAAAGACATACCTGGCGTTTATACAAATGTGAATCGTTATCTTGACTGGATTCAGGACAACATGAAACCCTGA